The Cytophagia bacterium CHB2 genome contains the following window.
GACTTTTCCCCTTGCCTCAGATATGCTGGCTTGATTATGATGATTTTGATCGTTGCCTGGTAAGTCTCAAGTGCGCGGAGCGGCGGTTCCTTTGACTTTTTTCAAAGATAAATTTTCGAATGTTGTAACGTTTTTGTATCTTTGCTTTGCGTTTTGGAATTTCAAAACAAGTGACCAACAAAACCCGAGAGAATGCTCCGATGAAATCACTTACAGAATACCTTTGGTTTAACACGCCACACCGCCGCGATTATATCAATATCACCGACAAAGTCGAAGAGTTGGTGGCAAAAAGCGGCGTGCAAGAAGGTTTGGTGTTGGTTGCGGCGCAGCATATCACGGCTTCCGTATTCATCAACGACAATGAATCCGGCTTGATCCAAGATTATGACGATTGGCTGGAAGGTTTGGCGCCACACGAGCCGACCTCACATTATCGCCACAACCGCACCGGCGAAGACAATGCCGACGCGCATCTCAAACGCCAAATCATGGGCCGTGAAGTCGTGGTGCCCATTACCAAGGGCAAA
Protein-coding sequences here:
- a CDS encoding YjbQ family protein; this translates as MKSLTEYLWFNTPHRRDYINITDKVEELVAKSGVQEGLVLVAAQHITASVFINDNESGLIQDYDDWLEGLAPHEPTSHYRHNRTGEDNADAHLKRQIMGREVVVPITKGKLDFGPWEQIFYGEFDGRRKKRVVVKIIGE